The sequence TCCCCGGATTCCTCCTGGAACACCGCGGTCTCGTTCACGACGAACACGAACTGGCAGGGCTACTCGGGCGAATCGACGATGTCGTTCTTCACCCAGATGGCGGGGCTCGCGTACCACAACTTCCTGTCGGCCGCGACCGGCATCGCGATCGCGGTCGCCGTGATCCGGGGGATCGCGCGCGAGAAGGCGAAAGGAATCGGAAACTTCTGGTTCGACTGCACCCGCGCGCTCCTCTGGGTGCTCCTGCCGTTCTCGTTCGCCGCCGCTCTGTTCCTCGTCTCTCGTGGGGTCGTCCAGAACTTCCGGGCCGACGTCTCCGTGACGACCCTCGAGGGAAGGACCCAGAAGATCCCGCAAGGACCGGTCGCCTCGCAGGAGGCGATCAAGGAGCTCGGCACCAACGGCGGCGGCTTCTTCAACGCCAACTCCGCCCACCCGTACGAGAACCCCACGCCCGGGACGAACTTCGTCGAGATGCTGCTGATCTTCGCGATCGGCGCGGGGCTGACGAACACGCTCGGGCGGATGACCGGCTCGGTCCGGCACGGCTGGGCGGTCTTCGCCGCGATGGCGATCCTCTTTCTCGCCGGCGTCATCGTCGCGAACGTCTCCGAGCGGCGGGGCAACCCGATCCACCAGAAGGCGGGCGTCGAAACGTCGGCCGGAAACATGGAGGGGAAGGAGGTCCGGTTCGGGATCGGCGACTCGACCCTCTTTGCGACAATCACGACGGACGCTTCCTGCGGCGCGATCAACTCCTGGCACGACTCCTATACGCCGCTCGGGGGTCTCGTCCCGCTCGCCAACATCGCGACGGGGGAGGTGGTCTTCGGGGGCGTCGGCGCGGGCCTCTACGGAATGTTCGTCTTCGTCGTCCTCTCGGTCTTCATCGCCGGCCTCATGGTCGGACGCACGCCGGAGTATCTCGGCAAGAAGATCGAGGCCCACGAAGTGAAGCTCGCGATGCTCTCGGTCCTGATCCTGACGCTCATCATCCTCGGCTTCTCGGCAGCCGCCGCGCGGGGGAAGCCGGGCCTCTCCTCGCTCGCCAACGCCGGTCCCCACGGCTTCTCGGAGATCCTCTACGCGTACGAATCCGGCGCGGGGAACAACGGCTCCGCCTTCGCGGGCCTGAACGCCAACACGCTCTGGTACAACACGACGCTCGGGTTCGACATGTTCTTCGGCCGGTTCTGGATGATCATCCCGATCCTCGGGATCGCGGGGTCGCTTGCGGCGAAGAAGAAGATCCCGGAGTCCGCCGGGACGTTCCCGGTGACCGGCCCGCTCTTCACGTTCCTCCTCGTCGGCGTGATCGTCATCGTCGGCGCACTGACGTTCTTTCCGGCCTTCTCGCTCGGCCCGATCGTGGAGCAGCTTGCGATGCAGGCCGGGACGCTCTTCTGAGGATGACCGACGTGGCAAAGACGGCACGACGCAAGCTCTTCGATCCGGCGATCGTCCGGCCGGCGATCCGCGATTCCTTCCGGAAGCTCGCTCCGAAGGTCCAGATGAAGAACCCGGTCATGTTCGTGGTGCTGGCCGGCGCGGCGCTCGTGACCCTTCTCCTCGTGCGGGACGCCGCGCGCGGCGGGGAGATCCTGTTCAACGTCCAGATCGCCGTCTGGCTCTGGTTCACGCTCCTCTTCGCGAACTTCGCCGAAGCCATGGCGGAGGGCCGGGGAAAGGCGCAGGCGGAGGCGCTCCGCAAGGGAAAGACGGAGATGACGGCGCGCCGGCTCGGCCGCAAGGGTGAGGAGGTCGTTGCCGCGACCGCGCTCCGCAAGGGCGACCGCGTCGTGGTCGAAGCCGGGCAGATGATTCCGGGCGACGGCACGGTCGTCGAGGGGATCGCCTCGGTCGACGAATCCGCGATCACCGGCGAGTCGGCTCCCGTCATCCGCGAATCGGGAGGAGACCGTTCGGCCGTCACCGGAGGCACCCGGGTCCTTTCCGACCGCATCGTCGTCGCGATCACGTCGAACCCCGGCGAGACGTTCATCGACCGGATGATCGCGCTCGTCGAGGGCGCGCAGCGGCAGAAGACCCCCAACGAGATCGCGCTCTCGATCCTTCTTTCCGGCCTCACGATCGTCTTCCTGATCGCGACCGTGACCCTCCGCCCCTTCGCGCTCTATGCCGGCGGACAGGCGACGACCGCCGTCCTGATCGCGCTCCTCGTCTGCCTCATTCCGACGACGATCGGCGGCCTCCTCTCGGCCATCGGCATCGCCGGAATGGACCGCGTCCTCCAGCACAACGTTCTCGCGATGTCGGGGCGCGCGGTCGAAGCCGCGGGAGACGTCAACGTGCTGCTCCTCGACAAGACGGGGACGATCACGCTCGGGAACCGCCAGGCGACCGACTTCGTCCCCGCCGAGGGCGTCGCGGCGGAGGAGCTCGCCGAGGCGGCCCAGCTCTCCTCGCTCGCCGACGAGACGCCGGAGGGACGGTCAATCGTCGTCCTCGCCAAGGAGCGGCACAACCTTCGCGGCCGGCACGTCGCCGGCATGAACTTCATTCCGTTCTCGGCCACGACCCGGATGTCGGGCGTCGATTTCAACGGCCGGAAGATCCGGAAGGGCGCCGGCGACGCCGTCATGGAATGGGTCCGGAGCGAAGGGGCCGAGACTTCGCCTGCCGTCAACGACGAGATCAACCGCATCGCCGGGCAGGGAGCGACTCCGCTCCTCGTCGCCGACGGTCCCAGAGTCCTCGGTGTCGTCGCGCTACGCGACATCGTGAAGGCGGGGATGCGCGACCGCTTCGACCGGCTCCGGGCCATGGGGATCAAGACGATCATGATCACGGGCGACAATCCGCTGACCGCCGCGGCCATCGCCCAGGAAGCCGGCGTCGACGACTTCCTCGCCCAGGCGAAGCCCGAGGACAAGCTCGCTCTGATCCGCCGCGAGCAGGAGGGGGGAAACCTCGTCGCGATGACCGGCGACGGCACGAACGACGCGCCGGCCCTCGCGCAGGCGGACGTCGGCGTCGCGATGAACACGGGAACGCAGGCGGCGCGCGAGGCGGGGAACATGGTCGATCTCGACTCGAACCCGACGAAGCTGATCGAAATCGTCGAGATCGGCAAGCAGCTCCTGATGACCCGAGGGGCGCTCACGACGTTCTCGATCTCGAACGACGTCGCGAAGTACTTCGCGATCCTCCCCGCGATGTTCGCTTCGACGTATCCGCTCTTGAACGCCTTGAACGTGATGCATCTGGGAAACCCCCGGTCGGCGATCCTGTCGGCGGTCATCTTCAACGCGCTCGTCATCGTCGCTTTGATTCCGCTCGCTCTCCGCGGCGTGAGATACCGGCCGCTCGGAGCGGCCCGGATCCTTTCTCGCAATCTCGTGATCTACGGGATCGGCGGAATCCTCGTGCCCTTCGCGGGAATCAAGCTGATCGACATGGCCGTCGTGGCCCTCCGGCTCGCGTGAGGTTGTAGTGCCTGCCAACGAGAATAGCGAGTGCGGCGCGCCAGCGGCTTGCGGACGAGCTCAAGGCACGGCGCGGGAGCAGATGCCGGTAGCATCGGGCCCGCCTGCGTGGCCGAAGCCACTTCGGCGCGGCGAAGGCCCGCGTTGCAACGCCGAGATCGTTCGCAATGTGCGGGCGCCCTTCGGGTTCAGGCGGCGCGGGGCGATCGGCTGCGTTGCCGCGACTCGACGATCGCTACGGCATCGCCTGCATCGCGTCGCCTTGCAGCTTACCCCGCGGCGCACCGAACGCCGCTATCGCAATTCTCGTTGGGAGGCACTTGGATGAAGATGCTGGCTCGTTCGATTCTCTTCGTCGCGGCGACGACGGTCCTCTTCGGAGGCGTCTATCCCGCCGCGGTGACGCTGGCGGCGCGCGTTCTCTGGCGCGACCGCGCGGACGGATCCTTCGTGAAGATCGGAGGCCGCATCGTGGGATCGGAGCTCATCGGCCAGAGCTTCTCCGGGGCGCGCTATCTGCACGCCCGCCCGTCGGCGGCCGGCAAGGACGGCTACGACGCCACGGCCTCCGGAGGGACGAACCTGGGCCCGACGAGCGCGGCGCTCGCGAAGGCGGTCGCGGCCGCGGTCGCCGCCGCGCGCGCCGATCGGCCGGGCGACCCCCGCCCGGTCCCGGCGGACCTCGTGACGAGCTCGGCCTCCGGAATTGACCCGCATCTCTCTCCCGACGCCGCGCGATGGCAGGCCCTTCGGATCGCAAGGGCGCGCGGCGTCTCCGAAAGCGCCGTGCTCGCCGCGATCGATCGGCACGTCGAGAACCGGACGCTCGGATTCATCGGCGATCCTCGGGTGAACGTGCTGATGACGAACGTCGATCTCGACCGGGCTCTTCCCGGGAGATAGCCTCGGCCATGGCTACCGATCGCCGAACGTCGCCCGAGGACTTCCTCCGGCTGATCGAGAAGGCGAAACGAGGCCGTCTCAAGATCTACGTGGGCCATGCCGCGGGCGTCGGGAAGACCTACCAGATGCTCGAGGACGCCTATCACCTGAAAAAGCGCGGCGTCGACGTCGTCGTTGGATTCGTCGAGACGCACGGGCGCGTGGAAACCCGGGAGAAGCTCGAGGGGCTGCCGATCCTTCCGCGCCGGAAGGTCGCGTACAAGGGGAAGGAGCTCGAAGAGATGGATCTCCCCGCGATCCTCGCGCGCAAGCCCGAGATCGTCGTCGTCGACGAGCTGGCGCACACGAACGTCCCCGGTGTCGAGCACGAGAAGCGGTTCCAGGACGTCGAGGAGATCCTCGCGGCGGGGATCTCCGTGATGACGACCGTCAACATCCAGCACGTCGAGTCCCTGTTCGACGTCGTGACGCGCGCCACCGGGGTG is a genomic window of Thermoanaerobaculia bacterium containing:
- the kdpA gene encoding potassium-transporting ATPase subunit KdpA produces the protein MTSPNLIEILVYFAIIVAITPIVGRYMTRVFDGRRTLLDPLLRPVERAVYRICRVDAERDQTWVEWTIAMLLVNAVSLVVLYLMQRLQKWLPLNPNHFGNVSPDSSWNTAVSFTTNTNWQGYSGESTMSFFTQMAGLAYHNFLSAATGIAIAVAVIRGIAREKAKGIGNFWFDCTRALLWVLLPFSFAAALFLVSRGVVQNFRADVSVTTLEGRTQKIPQGPVASQEAIKELGTNGGGFFNANSAHPYENPTPGTNFVEMLLIFAIGAGLTNTLGRMTGSVRHGWAVFAAMAILFLAGVIVANVSERRGNPIHQKAGVETSAGNMEGKEVRFGIGDSTLFATITTDASCGAINSWHDSYTPLGGLVPLANIATGEVVFGGVGAGLYGMFVFVVLSVFIAGLMVGRTPEYLGKKIEAHEVKLAMLSVLILTLIILGFSAAAARGKPGLSSLANAGPHGFSEILYAYESGAGNNGSAFAGLNANTLWYNTTLGFDMFFGRFWMIIPILGIAGSLAAKKKIPESAGTFPVTGPLFTFLLVGVIVIVGALTFFPAFSLGPIVEQLAMQAGTLF
- the kdpB gene encoding potassium-transporting ATPase subunit KdpB yields the protein MTDVAKTARRKLFDPAIVRPAIRDSFRKLAPKVQMKNPVMFVVLAGAALVTLLLVRDAARGGEILFNVQIAVWLWFTLLFANFAEAMAEGRGKAQAEALRKGKTEMTARRLGRKGEEVVAATALRKGDRVVVEAGQMIPGDGTVVEGIASVDESAITGESAPVIRESGGDRSAVTGGTRVLSDRIVVAITSNPGETFIDRMIALVEGAQRQKTPNEIALSILLSGLTIVFLIATVTLRPFALYAGGQATTAVLIALLVCLIPTTIGGLLSAIGIAGMDRVLQHNVLAMSGRAVEAAGDVNVLLLDKTGTITLGNRQATDFVPAEGVAAEELAEAAQLSSLADETPEGRSIVVLAKERHNLRGRHVAGMNFIPFSATTRMSGVDFNGRKIRKGAGDAVMEWVRSEGAETSPAVNDEINRIAGQGATPLLVADGPRVLGVVALRDIVKAGMRDRFDRLRAMGIKTIMITGDNPLTAAAIAQEAGVDDFLAQAKPEDKLALIRREQEGGNLVAMTGDGTNDAPALAQADVGVAMNTGTQAAREAGNMVDLDSNPTKLIEIVEIGKQLLMTRGALTTFSISNDVAKYFAILPAMFASTYPLLNALNVMHLGNPRSAILSAVIFNALVIVALIPLALRGVRYRPLGAARILSRNLVIYGIGGILVPFAGIKLIDMAVVALRLA
- the kdpC gene encoding potassium-transporting ATPase subunit KdpC; this encodes MKMLARSILFVAATTVLFGGVYPAAVTLAARVLWRDRADGSFVKIGGRIVGSELIGQSFSGARYLHARPSAAGKDGYDATASGGTNLGPTSAALAKAVAAAVAAARADRPGDPRPVPADLVTSSASGIDPHLSPDAARWQALRIARARGVSESAVLAAIDRHVENRTLGFIGDPRVNVLMTNVDLDRALPGR